GTTTTTTCAAAAAATAATCAATCCCCTTAGTTACATCATCATCGCTACACACATATCCCGATTTTTTTCTATAAGAAATAAACTGTTTAGATTTTCGGGTTAGCATTGTTAGTACCTCCTCATCATTCTTGTTGCCGGCACTATCAATATGTAAAACGACAATTTCTGAATCAAACTTCTTTGCCAATGGGAAAAGCTCGCGTGCCTGCACCATATTTTCATTTGTTAAATCGGTGGTGTACACAATTTTTTCCAGACCATCAAATCTTGCTTTTGCCGGCACTAGCATTACCTTACAAGGGGCATTATTAGCTACTCGCAAAGCATTGCTTCCTGTTATGAATCGCTCTGTTGCGGTGGTGCCGGTAGAACCCATAATAACCATATCCGCTTTTTCTCGATAGCTATTTCAATAATACGGGCCGAAGGCAATCCTTGCTGTATAAGCAGTTCTACATTCTTTTCGGTATCGCCTACTACTTTGTTGCAAAACTTTTTTAAGCTTTCATAGGCTTCGCTTTGCAAGGTTTCGAAATCCAAACTTGCCACAAACGGTGCCACATCGCTATACAGTACCGGAGTCATGTAAGCATGCATCAGAATAATTTTGGATTTTAACACTTGATTTAATTGAACGGCATAGCGCACTGCATTTTCAGACGATGCTGAAAAGTCTACTGGACAAAGTATTGTTTGCATATTATTATTTTTTTAGATTTCACAAAGTACTAACTTTCGAGCTACAAGTTTTCAAGATATTTATTTTGTTGAAATATGATTAATATCATTTAATTAATCAACCCATTGGTTTTTAAAAAAAAGGGCTTAAGCAGCCTCAACATCTTTCCTAAAAGGGATAATTCCGGCTTTGCTATAATTCATCGCTTTCATAATCAGGCAACTTGAAAATAGCACAATCATTCAAGGTGGCCAATTATTAATTGCTCATACGCCCTACCATACAACTCATGTAACTTTTGATTTGTGTGAGCAATCCGTTTTCTTCCGTTGCTTCAGGATATCCCAATGATAAAAGCTTGCTGGTGATGGTTTCACGGTCAACAAAAGCATCGTGTGTTACAAGCACTATATCCTTATCATTTTGTACTTCTACGGCCGACACCCCTTTAAGGTCACCAATTTTATTTCGGATGGTAGTGGCACATCCATCACATTTTAAATTGGCAACAACAATTGTTTCAATAGTCGTCATTTTTTTTAATTATTTAATCTAACAAAGGTATCGCAAACAAGACGCGTCTAATATGATAACAATCAGTGATTGAACTGACAATATACATTTACCATCGCCAAATTGCCAATTACCTTTGTCTCAATCAAAATTAAAGTTTAACTAATTAAATAAAGAAAGAAAGATGTCAATTATTAAAAGAAACAATTCGTACTGGGGTTTAAGCCCAATGTTTTCTGACTTTTTTGGAGCTGACGATTTTAACTTTGACAAGTCATTAAGAAGCGATTTTTTACCTGCTGTAAATGTAGCCGAAGATGACAAGAAATATGAGATTGAATTAGCCGCTCCGGGTTTGTCAAAAGAAGATTTTAAGATTAATGTTGAAAAGGGTATGCTAACCATTTCGGCAGAGCGAAAAGAGGAAAAGGAAGAGTTACAAAAAAACTATACACGACAAGAGTATAGCTATCAATCATTCAGCCGCTCATTTGCATTGCCCGACAATGCAATGGAAGACGATATAAAAGCGCGATATGAAAACGGTGTATTAAAACTAGATGTAGCGAAAAAATTAGTAACGGTTTCCAAAACCAAGGAAATTGAAGTTACTTAAACACCCGCGCAAAACAAACTTGTCTTATCTGCTGCCTGCATTAGCAGGCAGTTTTTTTTATTATAACTTAACATAGCTTTTTATTTTATGACCTGGGTGTTTGCCATTCTTGCATTGGTGTGCGAAATTATAGGAACTGTAGGCGGGTTTGGCTCTTCCGTTTTTTTTGTGCCATTGGCAAGTTTTTTTTATGATTTTAAAACGGTGCTTGGACTTACCGCACTGTTACATGTGTTTAGCAACCTTGCCAAAATTATTTTGTTTTTCAGGCACATTAATAAACGTCTGTTTTTGATATATGCTATTCCCAGCATAATAGCTGTAACCATAGGTGCAGTATTAGTAACACGTATGAATCTTAAATATGCCGAAATAGCTATGAGCATTTTTTTGATTTTGTTTAGTTTGTTCTTTTTTATCAATAGAAATTTAAAGCTCATGCCAACTAACGCAAATGCAGTTGCAGGCGGAAGCATAGCTGGTTTTGCTGCCGGACTTTTAGGAACCGGAGGCGCTATACGCGGAGCAAGTATGGCCGCTTTTAATCTGGAGAAAAATGTCTTTGTGGGTACCTCTGCAGCTATTGATATGGGAGTTGACCTTTGCCGTTCGGTTATTTACCTCGATAGCGGCTTTGTTCAAGTTAAGTACCTTTACCTTATTGCCATACTTGTTGCCGTTTCTTTTGTTGGTACGTATTTAGGAAAACTTATACTTAACCGCATTAATCAAGAGCAATTTAAAATGACGGTTCTGATATTAATTATTTTGATAGGGCTGATAACACTCATAAAAGTTTTGAAATCCTGGAATGGATGATGTGGTTTTTCTTGCTGACAGCAAAAAAGCTATAAGCCTAAAAGCAATAGACATAAACAAAACGTGGCCTATAGAATTATTACAAAAGCTAGTTCGCTTCTTTATTTTTAGGTAATAATATCTAACCGTAGAGCAGCAAGAATCTTGAAAATGGCTGCCTGAAGACGCAAGGGCTTCAATACTTTTACAGCTTTGATATAAGGGAATAAATTAATTTTGTGGTTATTGGACTTTACACACGCTAGCTTGATTTAACTTACATTTTTTTTGTTAACTAAACAAAATGTAAGTTTATTATTATTTTCACACCTCATTATTTTATTAAATAGAATTATATATGAAAAGATTAAAATTTACTTTAACATGGATGATGGTGATTTGCACTTGGGCTTTGCAAGCGCAGGTACTACAGGCAGACGGTGGCGGAAGTGCCCCTGTTACTAATAACGAGTGCCTGTCTCTAAAGGATTACACGGTAATTTATGAAGCGTTAAAGATAAGCAGGCAAAAACTACAGATGGAAGGTATACTATTACCTTTACAGCCAAATGTCAAAATGATTACGCTGTTCCAATGGCCGCTGAAAAAGGCAACATCACTTAACGACCCCGGATATTGGTCAATTTCCAATTACCTCGATCAGGATAATACACCTGCAATTAAAGATTATAACTGCGGCAACATTGCCTATAATGGTCACAAGGGCACGGATATTTTTACCTGGCCTTTTTGGTGGTACAAAATGGATAATAATCAGGTTGAAGTTATAGCTGCCGCTCCTGGTACTATAATCTATAAAAGCAATGGTAACTTTGACCGCAGTTGCACTACCAACAACAACCAATGGAATGCCATTTATATTCAGCATAACGATGGCAGCATTGCCTGGTATGGTCATCTTAAAAATAATTCGATTACCTCCAAAGCTGTGGGTGCAACGGTGACCCTTGGCGAGTACCTGGGTGTAGTAGGAAGTAGTGGCAACAGCACCGGCCCACATTTACACTTTGAAGTATACGATCCCAACGGTGCGCTTGTAGACCCCTGGCAAGGCACATGCAACACTAAGAACGCAAACTCCTGGTGGGCGGCTCAAGTTCCCTATACAGAGTCAGGACTAAATGCATTGAAAACACACAATGCTGCCCCGGTTTTTCCCGCATGCCCTGCTACAGAAACATTAAACTATAAGGATAATTTTTGTGGAGGCAACACGGTGTATTTTGCCAGCTACTATCACAATCAACAAAATGGCCAAACTGCGCAGCATAAAATTTATATGCCTAACAATTCCATCTGGCAACAATGGACACAAAACTTTACTGTTTTCTACTCCGCTTCGTGGTGGTACTGGACATGGGTCTTGCCAACTAATGCAAGTACCGGCACATGGCGATACGAGATTACCTACCTTGGAAATACCTATACACATTTCTTTACAGTTGGTGCGGTGGCAACTATATCGCCCGCAAGCCCAACAATACTTTGCCAGGGGCAAAGCACCGTTTTAACTGCTAATGGTGGTAACTCCTATCTGTGGAGCAACGGTGCTACAACACAGTCTATCAGTGTGTCATCTTCAGGAACATATACGGTGTCAGTTACTAATAGCTGTGGTGCAGTCAGTTCATCGCCACACCAGGTAACAGTGAATTCGTTACCCACAGCTACTATTACTCCTGCAGGTGCCACTACCTTTTGCAAAGGAGCTAGTGTATTGTTGCAAGCCAATACCGGCCAAGGGCTATCCTATCTATGGATGAAAAACAATGTAAGTATTTCGAATGCTACGCTCTCAAATTATACAGCTACGTTATCAGGAACCTATAAAGTGCGGGTAACCAATGCCAATGGATGTACTAAAGTTTCTGCCGGACGGGCAGTTACAGTTAGTCCTATGCCTGCTGCTACTATTACCCCATCGGGCAATGTAAGTTTATGTGCTGGCGATAGCCTCCAGGTGCAAGCCAACAATGGAAATGGCCTTGCCTATCAGTGGCGTAAGGGATCCAATGCCATCAATGGCGCAACCGCAAATAGTTATCAGATTAAGTCTGCAGGAACGTATAGGGTAGTAGTTACAAATTCATTTGGCTGTACCAAAACTTCTCCGTCAACTATAGCAACTATCAATTGCAAAGTTAGTTCTGAGTTAAAATCGGGTCCGTCATTTTCTTTTGATTTGGGTACACAAGCCGTCAGCTTGAATACGAACGATAAGCAATATGAATTTATAGTTGTCAATGACTTGGGTGAGCTAGTGTGGAGCCAAATGGTGAAAGGGATAAACACGTTTCAGTTGCCACAAGAGTGGCAACATGGTGTTTATATTGCTTCGTTATATAGTAATGATGATGTGCATACTATAAAGTGTATTAAACATTAATAATATACCTTTTCATAAAAGTAAAAGGGCTGCTGTGGCAGCCCTTTATTTGTTTGAATTAGAAGATTTAACATGTAATTATTCATGCCATTTAACAAATCGACTTCTTGTTTGTTTATATAAATAAATTTTAAGGCAAGAATAAATAAGCCTAAAAAGAATTGTTGGTGGTAAGCATAAAGAAAGCATAGGCAAAAATTTTATGAACAAAATTGGGTAAATCATAGATAAAAACTTTGCATACTATTTGCTTTACATCATCGTTTGATATTAGTTAATTAGCACCACTTAAATCTGAACCATATGTTTGAATACACCAAGCAGGTTTTGCAAAAGGTAAGTTTTGACCGAGAACTATTTCGCAAAGAATTATATAAAGCCCTCCAATGGCTTAAGAATGATGAAAAGAAAATGCTTATGATGTGGTGCATTGCCACTTTTGGAGCAAAATACATGGACATTATACAACAGGCGTTTAAGAAATAAATTTTATTTTTTCTTTTTCCTGCAGCAGCGGGCTTCAATTCTATTAAATTTGGTAGCCCAAATAATAAGCTGTTTATGAAATCACTTTACCTTGCAATCGTAATGTTTACGCTAAGTCCCTCTGGGTTGCACCTTGCCGCTCAAGACGTTTCGAAAAAATATTTAAAGAACCAAACGGTAACAGTTGCCGAGTGCAATAGCTTCTACTTTAACCTTAGCGATAATTTCGAAAATGTTACTATAAACGAAGAAGGCCTAAGCGATGCCAATCGCCCTATATATTCCGTATTACTCACCTCTGATGCCAAGTATGATAGTACTAAGCTTTGCCTGATGATAATGAATGGCATTCATCCCGGAGAGCCTTGTGGAATTGATGCTTCAATGAATTTTGCCTATTGGTTGCTTACCGAAAGCAAGGCAATTCTCTCCAAAATTAACGTGATAATTATTCCAATATATAATGTGGATGGAGCACAAAATCGCAACGGTTTTTCACGAGCAAATCAAAACGGACCAGAAGAATATGGATTTAGAGGCAATGCGATAAACCTTGATTTAAACCGTGACTTTATAAAAGCTGATTCACGAAACACCTTGGTGTTTCAGCAATTGTTTCATCGATATAAACCGCATATTTTTGCCGATACACATATTAGTGATGGAGCCGACTATACCTATACGATGACGCTGATTGATTCACAAAAAGATAAAATAT
This window of the Bacteroidota bacterium genome carries:
- a CDS encoding universal stress protein is translated as MVIMGSTGTTATERFITGSNALRVANNAPCKVMLVPAKARFDGLEKIVYTTDLTNENMVQARELFPLAKKFDSEIVVLHIDSAGNKNDEEVLTMLTRKSKQFISYRKKSGYVCSDDDVTKGIDYFLKKQKADCLVVYHRHRNVLGAIFSKSVTQRVALLNNLPIIILHADDIFN
- a CDS encoding universal stress protein; this encodes MQTILCPVDFSASSENAVRYAVQLNQVLKSKIILMHAYMTPVLYSDVAPFVASLDFETLQSEAYESLKKFCNKVVGDTEKNVELLIQQGLPSARIIEIAIEKKRIWLLWVLPAPPQQSDS
- a CDS encoding heavy-metal-associated domain-containing protein gives rise to the protein MTTIETIVVANLKCDGCATTIRNKIGDLKGVSAVEVQNDKDIVLVTHDAFVDRETITSKLLSLGYPEATEENGLLTQIKSYMSCMVGRMSN
- a CDS encoding Hsp20/alpha crystallin family protein, whose product is MSIIKRNNSYWGLSPMFSDFFGADDFNFDKSLRSDFLPAVNVAEDDKKYEIELAAPGLSKEDFKINVEKGMLTISAERKEEKEELQKNYTRQEYSYQSFSRSFALPDNAMEDDIKARYENGVLKLDVAKKLVTVSKTKEIEVT
- a CDS encoding sulfite exporter TauE/SafE family protein translates to MTWVFAILALVCEIIGTVGGFGSSVFFVPLASFFYDFKTVLGLTALLHVFSNLAKIILFFRHINKRLFLIYAIPSIIAVTIGAVLVTRMNLKYAEIAMSIFLILFSLFFFINRNLKLMPTNANAVAGGSIAGFAAGLLGTGGAIRGASMAAFNLEKNVFVGTSAAIDMGVDLCRSVIYLDSGFVQVKYLYLIAILVAVSFVGTYLGKLILNRINQEQFKMTVLILIILIGLITLIKVLKSWNG
- a CDS encoding peptidoglycan DD-metalloendopeptidase family protein; its protein translation is MKRLKFTLTWMMVICTWALQAQVLQADGGGSAPVTNNECLSLKDYTVIYEALKISRQKLQMEGILLPLQPNVKMITLFQWPLKKATSLNDPGYWSISNYLDQDNTPAIKDYNCGNIAYNGHKGTDIFTWPFWWYKMDNNQVEVIAAAPGTIIYKSNGNFDRSCTTNNNQWNAIYIQHNDGSIAWYGHLKNNSITSKAVGATVTLGEYLGVVGSSGNSTGPHLHFEVYDPNGALVDPWQGTCNTKNANSWWAAQVPYTESGLNALKTHNAAPVFPACPATETLNYKDNFCGGNTVYFASYYHNQQNGQTAQHKIYMPNNSIWQQWTQNFTVFYSASWWYWTWVLPTNASTGTWRYEITYLGNTYTHFFTVGAVATISPASPTILCQGQSTVLTANGGNSYLWSNGATTQSISVSSSGTYTVSVTNSCGAVSSSPHQVTVNSLPTATITPAGATTFCKGASVLLQANTGQGLSYLWMKNNVSISNATLSNYTATLSGTYKVRVTNANGCTKVSAGRAVTVSPMPAATITPSGNVSLCAGDSLQVQANNGNGLAYQWRKGSNAINGATANSYQIKSAGTYRVVVTNSFGCTKTSPSTIATINCKVSSELKSGPSFSFDLGTQAVSLNTNDKQYEFIVVNDLGELVWSQMVKGINTFQLPQEWQHGVYIASLYSNDDVHTIKCIKH